In Paenibacillus protaetiae, the genomic stretch TGGCGAACCGCAACCATGTCAGTCCGAATTATTTGAGCTATTTGTTCAAAAAAAATATGGACTGCAACTTGTGGGAATATGTCATTAAGCTGCGCATGGAGCTGGCCAAAAGCCTGCTGCTGAACTCGGATTTGCGCAGGTATGAGATCGCCGAGCGGGTCGGTTACGAATCTCCGGAACATTTTAGCAAAATATTTAAAAAATACTACGGCATGAGCCCAAGCGAAATGAAAAAGTAGGATTCGCTACAGTTTGAATAGATACACACATTACTCCGGCGTTCATCCTTTTTTACAATGGAATAGACGAAATGAAAAGGAATGAGGGGTAATGGATGCCTAGTACAACAGCACATCTGGGAACTTCCGAAAAGGCGCCGCAGCAAAAAAACGGCTTCCAGCTTTGGATAAGAAAAAACAAGACAGGGCTGCTCTTTATTTTGCCTGCAGCAGTCATTTTTGTTTTATTTTTGTGGCTGCCTATTTTAAAAGGCTTTTTCTACAGCTTTTATCACATCGACTTTGTTAAGGGCAATACGTTTGTAGGCTTTGACAACTACAAAACGGCATTGGATGACCCTATATTGGGCAAGGCCATCCGCAATACCCTATATTATATGGGGCTTTGCTTAGTTATCGGCTTTGCCGTACCGATAGTGTTCGCCGTAATTATTTCCGAGCTGCGCCGGTTTCAAGGCTTTGTGCGCGTCAGCGCCTATTTGCCGAACGTTATTCCGGTTGTCGTGCTGTACAGCGTGTGGCGCTGGATATACGACCCGGTTGGTCCGATCAATGCGACCTTATCGCAAACCGGCCATGACCAAATTTCGTTTATGACGGATTCGGCCTGGTCCATGATTTCGCTTGTATTTATGGAAACGTGGCAGCAGTTCGGCTCGGCGATGCTGATTTATTTGGCAGCCCTGCTGAGCATTCCGAAAGACTGGTACGAAGCGGCGCAAATTGACGGAGCGGGCGTATGGAGAAGGGTATGGCATATTATGCTGCCTTCCATTCGCGGATTGATTGGCCTGATGTTAATCCTTCAGCTGATCGGAACCTCGCAAGCGTACCAATCTCAATTGGCTATGCTGGACGGCGGTCCAAACTTTACGACAACAACGTATGCACTGCTTATTGTGAAGTATGCCACAACGCAGCTGAACATGGGCGTGGCTTCCGCGCTTGGCGTATTGATGTTCCTTGTGCTTGGCGTACTCGCGATTATTCAATACAAGCTGAACGGAAGAGGGGGAAACTAACAACATGAGCAGTCAAGATCGCAACTTATTGTCCCGCTATGATTTCAATAAAACGTCAGTAAAAGTTTCGTACGGCTTGATCATGCTGCTTGTAGTGGTCATGGTCGTTACAATGCTGTACCCGATCTTCTCGACCTTGTTTAACGCTTTGAAATCCAATGAAGAGGTGAACTCCTTCCCTCCTCATTTCCTGCCGGAAGGCAGCTGGCATTTCAGTAACTTCAAAGAAGGCTGGAACTTTATCGACCTTCCGCTGTTTTTGCGCAATACGTTGTTAATTTTCGCCGGGAACCTTGTTGTAACGATTCTGGTGCTTGGCTTTGCGGCTTATTCGCTGTCGAAGCTGACCTTGCCGAAGAAAAAACTCGTCAATGCCTTTTTTATGACGACGCTTTTTATTCCGCCAACAACGTATTTAATTCCGAACTTTTTGAACTTGCAGGACTTTGGACTGCTGAACTCGTTTTTTGCCTTCTGGCTGCCGGCCGGCGCCAACGCGTATTATTTGCTCCTGCTCAAAAGCTTCTTTGACGGCTTGAGCGGCGAGCTGTTTGAAGCGGCACGGGTTGACGGCGCTTCGGAGCTGAGATGCTTCCTGCAGATCGCGGTTCCGCTTTCGATTCCGATTATTTCGACGCTGGCGATCTTTATTTTCAACACATCGTGGAACGACTGGTTCTGGCCGTCGATGGTGATGCACAGCGACCACCGTTATCCGCTCGCCACAGCAATCTACAAATATATTGTGAATGCAAGAATGCTCGACCTGAACATTAAATTCGCCATTTTGACGATTACGACGATTCCGCCGATTGTAGTATTCCTTGTATTCCAACGTTACATTATCGGCGGACTGCAGCTTGGCGGCGTGAAAGGCTAAGCGGCAAGGCAGCAGTATCGTAGAGCTGCACACGATAGGCATAAGAATACACCTCGTGTTATAAATGCGCTTACATTATGATGGACAAGTAACAAAAAACAAGACATAAAGAGGGGAAAAAACATGCGTAAAGTAACAGCAGTTGTAGCAGGCGTCGCTTTGCTGGGCTCGATTGTTGCGGGTTGCGGCAATAACGGCAATAACGCCAACACAGGCAGCACTTCTGATTCGGCGGCTGGCGACAAAGCCAAAAAAGTTACAATCAGTGTTTATTATCCGCTTCCTGACCAGGTGGAAGACCGTAAGCTGGAAGACGACAAAATCCGCCGCTTCCAAGAGAAGTATCCGAATGTAACGATTGAGAAAAGCGACTGGCATTATAACGTAAATGAGATCGGCATCAAAATGGCTGCAAATGAAGCGCCAACGATTTTTAACACGTTTGCCACAGAAGCTAAATTTCTGGTTGAACGCGGCTGGGCTGCAGATATTACCGATCTGTGGAACAACTACGAGCACAAGGATGAAATCAACCCGACGCTGCAAAACCAATTTGTAATCGACAACAAAGTATACGGCGTGATCCAAAAAGGGTATGTAACCAGCACCGTTGTAAACAAAAAGATGCTGGAAGACAAAAACGTTGCGATTCCTTCCTATGACTGGACTTGGGACGATATGCTGAACACAGCGAAAGCTGTTGCAGATCCGAAGAAAGGCATCTCCGGTATCGCGCCTATGGGTAAAGGCAACGAAGCGGGCTGGAACTGGACGAACTTCCTGTTCGAAGCAGGCGGCGAAATTCAAACCGACGACGGCTCCAAAGTAACGGCAGCGTTCAACTCTGAAGCTGGCGAGAAAGCTATGGAATTCTACAACAAGCTGAAATGGGAAGCGAATGCGATTCCGCAGGACTGGGCGCTTGGCTGGGGCGATGCAGTAGGCGCATTTGCTCAGAAACGTACGG encodes the following:
- a CDS encoding carbohydrate ABC transporter permease, with protein sequence MPSTTAHLGTSEKAPQQKNGFQLWIRKNKTGLLFILPAAVIFVLFLWLPILKGFFYSFYHIDFVKGNTFVGFDNYKTALDDPILGKAIRNTLYYMGLCLVIGFAVPIVFAVIISELRRFQGFVRVSAYLPNVIPVVVLYSVWRWIYDPVGPINATLSQTGHDQISFMTDSAWSMISLVFMETWQQFGSAMLIYLAALLSIPKDWYEAAQIDGAGVWRRVWHIMLPSIRGLIGLMLILQLIGTSQAYQSQLAMLDGGPNFTTTTYALLIVKYATTQLNMGVASALGVLMFLVLGVLAIIQYKLNGRGGN
- a CDS encoding carbohydrate ABC transporter permease → MSSQDRNLLSRYDFNKTSVKVSYGLIMLLVVVMVVTMLYPIFSTLFNALKSNEEVNSFPPHFLPEGSWHFSNFKEGWNFIDLPLFLRNTLLIFAGNLVVTILVLGFAAYSLSKLTLPKKKLVNAFFMTTLFIPPTTYLIPNFLNLQDFGLLNSFFAFWLPAGANAYYLLLLKSFFDGLSGELFEAARVDGASELRCFLQIAVPLSIPIISTLAIFIFNTSWNDWFWPSMVMHSDHRYPLATAIYKYIVNARMLDLNIKFAILTITTIPPIVVFLVFQRYIIGGLQLGGVKG
- a CDS encoding ABC transporter substrate-binding protein, giving the protein MRKVTAVVAGVALLGSIVAGCGNNGNNANTGSTSDSAAGDKAKKVTISVYYPLPDQVEDRKLEDDKIRRFQEKYPNVTIEKSDWHYNVNEIGIKMAANEAPTIFNTFATEAKFLVERGWAADITDLWNNYEHKDEINPTLQNQFVIDNKVYGVIQKGYVTSTVVNKKMLEDKNVAIPSYDWTWDDMLNTAKAVADPKKGISGIAPMGKGNEAGWNWTNFLFEAGGEIQTDDGSKVTAAFNSEAGEKAMEFYNKLKWEANAIPQDWALGWGDAVGAFAQKRTAMVVAGAEGPLDQALNQGGMKPEDVLTYPMPAAEKGGKHYGILGGDYLVINPNASKEEQEAAFNYITFDYFSDSWLESVEKDIQARKAEGKYYIPPQMNYYKDDSEYGKKAQAIFDKYDNVYKYDAESNALLDGKPEAQYSTQEFYGEMTNIIQEIFSKKNVDYKAKLDTAAQTMQTKYYDQIGK